In a single window of the Elaeis guineensis isolate ETL-2024a chromosome 8, EG11, whole genome shotgun sequence genome:
- the LOC105050893 gene encoding RNA-binding protein 208 produces the protein MNPRLKQQQQQQQALMQQAMLQQQQLYHSGVLAAAVSQMEPVPSGNLPPGFDSSTCRSVYVGNIHPAVTESLLAEVFQGIGPLEGCKLIRKEKSSFGFVDYHDRRAAALAIVSLHGRQIYGQAIKVNWAYASGQREDTSGHFHIFVGDLSPEVTDATLYACFSVYPSCSDARVMWDNKTGHSRGFGFISFRIRQDAQNAINDMTGKWLGNRQIRCNWATKSAGEDKQNNDNQNAVVLTNGNSGNADGGQENANGESPENNPAYTTVYVGNLAHEVTQAELHRQFHFLEAGVIEEVRIQRDKGFGFVRYHTHEQAALAIQMANGRILCGKSMKCSWGTKPTPPGTTSNPLPPPVPPFPMLQTPGLHQGYTAAELLAYQRQLALNQAAAGPLAVQHSLAAQVSGGLLSGGSQATYDGYPSQSSAQQLMYYN, from the exons ATGAATCCAAGGTTAAAGCAGCAGCAACAACAGCAGCAAGCCTTAATGCAGCAGGCGATGCTCCAGCAGCAGCAGCTCTACCATTCTGGCGTTCTTGCTGCGGCTGTGTCTCAG ATGGAGCCTGTTCCAAGTGGCAATCTTCCTCCTGGGTTTGATTCATCCACATGCCGCAGTGT GTATGTGGGCAACATCCATCCGGCTGTTACTGAGAGCCTTCTTGCTGAAGTTTTCCAAGGTATCGGTCCACTTGAAGGATGCAAGCTTATTCGAAAAGAGAAG TCATCTTTTGGATTTGTTGATTATCATGATCGGAGGGCAGCAGCTCTTGCAATTGTGTCATTGCATGGGCGCCAGAT ATATGGTCAGGCAATTAAGGTGAATTGGGCATATGCGAGTGGCCAGAGGGAAGATACATCTG GACACTTCCATATTTTTGTTGGGGATTTGAGTCCTGAAGTAACTGATGCAACTCTTTATGCCTGTTTCTCAGTATATCCCAGTTGTTC TGATGCACGTGTCATGTGGGATAACAAAACGGGGCACTCTAGAGGATTTGGATTTATATCTTTCCGCATTCGGCAG GACGCTCAGAATGCTATAAATGACATGACTG GTAAATGGCTTGGAAATAGACAAATACGGTGCAATTGGGCAACGAAGAGTGCTGGGGAGGACAAACAGAATAATGATAACCAGAATGCTGTCGTATTGACAAATGGAAATTCTGGTAATGCAG ATGGAGGGCAGGAAAATGCAAATGGTGAATCTCCTGAAAATAATCCTGCCTACACAACTGTATATGTTGGTAACCTGGCTCATGAG GTGACACAAGCTGAGCTCCATCGCCAATTTCACTTTCTAGAGGCTGGTGTTATTGAAGAAGTGCGCATACAGAGAGATAAAGGATTTGGATTTGTGAGATATCATACCCATGAACAAGCTGCTTTAGCCATTCAAATGGCCAATGGAAGGATCCTATGCGGGAAATCAATGAAA TGCTCATGGGGTACCAAGCCAACCCCACCAGGGACTACCTCCAACCCACTACCGCCCCCTGTTCCTCCTTTCCCGATGTTACAAACACCAGGTCTCCACCAAGGCTATACAGCTGCAGAGCTGCTGGCTTACCAGCGGCAGCTGGCCTTAAATCAGGCTGCTGCTGGGCCACTGGCTGTCCAGCATAGCCTTGCTGCCCAGGTATCTGGAGGGCTCTTGTCTGGTGGGTCCCAGGCAACGTATGATGGCTATCCCAGTCAGTCATCTGCTCAACAGCTTATGTACTACAACTAG